The Opisthocomus hoazin isolate bOpiHoa1 chromosome 25, bOpiHoa1.hap1, whole genome shotgun sequence genome contains the following window.
GACACAACTCACCCAAGCCCTTCCCCACAGCCTCTCCAGGGATCTGTGGGACCTCACCACAGCCATGTCACCTCCAAGGTCCTCCCCAGGGATGACCTGGGAGTTCAGCTGGTCCATCCAACTGATCCTTTTGTAAACTCAGACAACACAGGGCTGTATCCGCTGTTGCCTCCTTCTGCGACTCAGAAATTTCTTGTCCCCGGAGCCAAAGCTGATGAGCTGCGAGATGAAAATGCTATTTCTGCCCAGGATTTCTGCAGCTGCCTCCGAGCATTCGCAACCACTTTCTGGTTACGAGGGCTCAGCTATGAAGAACCGTGCTTCTTCGGCAGAGGTTTGCCTTTAATTAGCCAAGGATAAAAGGACAGTGGAAGACAACGCCGCGCCTAAGCGGAAAAGGCTACGCTCTCAAACGCTGCGCCGTCGGCATTTTTTTGCAAAGCAGGGAGCAGGTGCCTGGCAGAACAGATTTGTTCTGCTTCCCTTGCCTGCCCCCCACCTTCACCTCTTGCTGGGTAAAAACCATGTCcttggggcctgatcctgcctggTGCAGCGACTGCGGGAGGGAGGTTGCGGAGGATGCGGGGGCAGCTGGTGGATTGTGCCCGGCTGATGGCTGTGCGGACGCAGGGAGCGGGGTGACCTTGGCATCTCCGGCTCCCCAGACCCCATCGCCGCTCTTGCCGGGAGCTGGTTTTGGCTGCATTAAAGCAGCAGCGAAACAAACTCTCCGGGTTCTCGCCAGCCCTGGGGTTTCCCTGCTAACCCTGAGGCTGCAGTGCCTGATGCCCTTGGGTCCCTACAAACTCCGCAAACCATGCTTCAAACCAACAATCTCCCAAAGACATGTCCGTGGAGCATCGTACAGCTTGGGCTTGGACCAATGCCCCCATCTCCTGTGCCCACCCAGGGGTGAGCAAGCCTTGCCCCGATGACAGCAAGCCGGAGAGCAGGAGGGGGACAAACCTCCTGCTGAGCCTTCGCTATTTCTCCCAGGCATCCTGGACCCAGCTTCTCCAACCATTTTTAAGGGTAAAAAGCCAAGGCAGTCTCACCATGGCTCTCACTGCATCTCCCCAGCGCAGAGAGGCCCAGGGCAATGTGACACCCACGCAGGACCGCAGCACGCCGGGCTGAGACAGGCAGCTGGGTGCCTGCCTTCGCCCTACATCAGGCTAATGGTGGAGCAAGGGGCCTAAATATTGGGGTAGCTCTAAAGATTTGGGTAGATCTAGCTCTAATCCTTGGATCACACCCCATTATTTTGTCTGCCCTAATGCTTTGTAGATCCAGGGCCCCAGCAGACTCAGTTCTCCATCTGTAAAAATGTAGATTTGTGTTTAATACACCCAGATATTGCTCTCCTTCATCTAAAGCTCCCCTTCTCCTGCCCCGTACACCGTGCTGGGGTGCGGGTGAGAGCGCTGCTCCCAGGAATAGGTTTTTCAACACCCAGCACAAatgcaaaggaggcagaagaaggAGCAAGGAGAAAGTGGGAAAGGAGAAAGCGGGACCTGGCCTGATTTCCAGCGCTGCGGGATAAATGTGCATCTTCGCGAGAGCTGTGCAAGCGCCGAACCTTTGCCTAGAGGTTACCTAAAGATAGGCTGCGGGGGCCCCACTTCACACGCCCACCCTCGCAAATTTTCTGTGCTCAGACTCTCGGTTAAGGTTACTCCGAAttggcagcactgcagcagcgATGGTTCGGCTCCGCACCAGCTCCCGCCCGAGCCCCACCGCCCCGGGCACCCGCAGAGCATCACCGGGAGGGCGGCAGCATCCTGCGTGCGGGATACTTTTCCCTTCGCTGCTCTTGCTTAATGGCCTCTTCGCAGCTCCAGCCCGGGAGATGCTTTCAGGACCCAGGTGCCCACTTTGCCAAATGGAAGCGAGCTCGCTAACACGCAGCCAGGACGGCTAAAAATTCCCATTTATACCCGGGGCACACGCGATGGGCTGTAATGGGGTTTAAGCACCCTGAACTTTCCAGGACAAGTAACAGAGGTAGTGCTTTCTTGGCACTGGAATCTTTTCCTTCCCTGATGTAAATGAGCAGGATTTTGAGGGCTTGAACCCctcagcagggagaggagctTTTGCAAAGGCGTGCGGCGGTCCTCCATGCAATGAAGAGCATCACCGTGCCACCTTGGAATCCTCTTTAATTTACGAGCTGGAGCGGATCAGTGAGGGGTTTCGTGGGGTTTTGCCTGGCAGAGAGGCAACACTCAGCGAAGAAAGTGGAGGAAAGTAGGTCATTTAGCACAGGTGTAACCAGCCAGGCTGCGCTCAGCGGGGATCAGCCGCTCGCCGCGGTCAGGATCacaggctgggagctgctggtcgTGGGGCCGGAAGGGCTGCCCAAGCGCGGGGAGGTCTCCGTGTTGGACAGTGTAATCCTTCCACCCCTCTCCTTGTCTCTTTGAATGGTGTAACAGCACAGGCAGCtcggctggcaggatgctgcaaCAGCCTTGATGGCATCTCCCGCATCCTCGAAGCACGGCTGCGATGGTGCAGCACGCTGATAGACCggcaatttaaaataattactgtatCTGCCCTGCAGTCTCCTCCTGCCATCTCTTCGGAGACACTGAGCAGAGCAGACTCTGTTCTACAAACTCCTCGCACCGTGTTTCGATATTTACGAGTGCACAAGCCAATGGGACACAGATAAGGGAAGGGTTCGGCATCTGCTGAACCTGGCTGGAGCTTCTCCCGGGCTTTGAAATGGGGCTGAGGAACACAAACTGGCTCAGTTTGGGGACTGCTTCCACTAAGCATTACAGAAAATACTGTGACATTTCGCTCAGGACGCAGTGCTCATAAATAGTCACGTTAATTTTTGTGTACTCAAATGGTTTTCCATACCTAAATGTTCAGAATTGGCTGCTCTGAAATAACTCCTCTCCTCCTAACAACATCCATCCATGGGTTCAGCCACCCATTCACGCATTTTTGCTGTCCTAGTATTGAGTTAAGCTTTGCAATTTGCTGAGTCCTTGGAGACAGCTTAGCAAGCTGcgttacagatggggaaactgaggcatgacaTGGGACACGACCTTCCCTTGGTCACAGAGTGACACTCAAATCCAAGGACTCTGAGCCCACTCCAGGGGGTCCTCCATGACCAAGCCGAGGGGATTCGGGGGGCTGAGATGCAGCACTGCTGAGGTAACCCGTGGGTTACAAGGAGGTGCCACTTCCCAGAGCCAAGCAGGACCAGCCCACGCCGTGGGGGAAGAAGGATCTCTTCTCCTTACGTCGTGAGCACAGAGGAGGTGGACTACCTTGGCTCGACCCTGCAAGGAGGGAAGTCCACAGCAGCAGCGTTGCCTTTGAAAGCCACCAGGCAAATGggcaaaccccaaaacacaaaataCTGAGTGCCCCCAGCGCCCTCCCTGCCCTTTGCTGCCCCAAGACACTTGTAGGAGAGGAGAAGACgaaacagcaggagaaaatactgctaCAGCAGCTCGCTGGGGATGGAGCAAAGAAACCATACCTCTGCAAGAGGAGCCGACGCCGTCCCAGGGGAGCCCATTCCCATTCCCTGCTGGAGATCCTACCCGGAGACATCTCTGGGGACATGAGGTTTGTAAGCCCACAGGAGATGTGCTACTAGCACCAAGCCTGTCTGTTTGCCTCTCCTTCTTCAAGAGGGATCACCAGCTGAAAAAAATACCCACTGGTGCTCACGAGGTTTCCCGAGAgtatcccagaatcccagcatggcaggggttggcagggacctctgtgggtcacccagcccaaccccctgcccaagcagggtcacccagagcaggctgcacagcaccgcgtccaggcggggctggaatatctccagagaaggagactccacagcctccctgggcagcctgggccagggctccatcaccctcagagggaaaaagttcctcctcatcttcagctggaacttcctctgcttcagtttgtgcccgttgccccttgtcctgtcgctgggcaccaccggaaagagtctggccccgtcctcctgacccccaccctgcagatatttagaggcatttctaaggtcccctctcagccttctcttctccaggctgaacaagcccagctcccccagcctttccttgtaggagagatgctccaggcccctcatcatcctcgtagccctgtgctgaactctctccagtagctcctcatctttcttgaactggggagcccagcactggacacagcactgcagatggggcctcagagTAGTTTTATCCCTCAGCACCACCCGTTTCCCCTTACCTGCATGGACATGGCCAACATCCAGGCTGGTAGGGTGGGGAACAGTGGGGCATGCAGGTTTGACCCTggctccagcccctgcccctccgcCTGTGTTGCTGCTGGATCTTTTTTGGAGCAAATCCCATGGGGCATCCCATGCACACTGCGCAGCCTGTCCATCCTCAGCGGTGCCCATCACCGAGACCCACCAGCTCCTCCCAGGGGGTTTCCCCTTGTGACAGATGCTGCAGACCGGCTGGTAGTGGAACATAAATTGATTTTCCATGGTTCTGGCTGTTTCTTTTCTCACAGAAGGTTTagatgtacagaaaaaaatacccagtCTACCAAAAATACAGTTGCTTGtctttttcctccccaccctccaCAGAACCGATATCAAAATAACTCCTCaataatatacatatttattttctcttaattaGTGCCAATATTTACAAAACTTGTGATACTCTGAAGAATAAATTATATACACTCATGATAAACCAGACAGCAAATGCTCATTTGGAATATGTATGTACATAGATCTGTATACCTATATACAACGGTCAGCCCTATTGACGCGGGTGCCCCTCCGCCCGTAGATCCACCCGACAACCCCGCGGCGTCAATAAGAGCAGTAACGTCTATACACACTGTGCAATTCGGATACAGCTGGTGTCTAAATTTTTGTCTAGCAAACGCATGGTTAAATGACTTGAAATTCCCACGAGTCCTCCTTTAACGGTTTATAGGCCTCTCTCCATTCCTGGTCCCCTTTCTCCTGTAACCATGGAAACACGCTCCAGCATCCTTAGGACGAGTCCTTCTTGGGTTTCCTCTTCCTATTGATTCGCTCAGATCAGGCACCGGATGCAGGGTTGATCCAATacccatattttttttcccctcgcgCTTCGGTGTGTGACATTGGAGGCCAAGAGCGCAGGCTCAAGCATTGAGGGAGCAAGCGCAGACGGATAATTACAGTCTTACAGCCAgcggaagaatgaaaaaaaaccaaaacaaaacacaagctcCACAAGACCAGCCCCACGCTCGGGACAGCCAgacagggctggggaggagatgtggCCCCCACGGGGGTTTAACCACGTGTGGACCTTGAGATGAGGCTGTGGTTACATGATGTCCAGCAGTTCCTACAAGCCAAATTATCCCCTCTTGGAGGAAAAACATGGGTAAGGAATTTATCTCTCATCACGTACAACTGGGCTGGGGTGGTCTCATCTCCAGGTTTAAATCAGTGCCATGCTCTCAGGGCTGATTTATACGGCCGGAGGCTGGTCCCTCTGCCCCACGATGGGACGCGGCAGGATCAGAGCACCCATTTCTGAGAACGGGGGATGAAATTTGGGCAGCCAAATGCAGTAATGTCATGGGGATGCCGAGGCCATGGGGTGACGTTCAcagggggctggggaaggggagtgCTATGGCCGGAGGCAGGACAGTGGCTGGTGCATGGGGGGGACACCTTGTCCCCTCTCAGGGCTCCTggtgaggagcagcagccgcTCCCCAACGGGAGGGACTGAGGGATGTGCTGGACATGGAAGAGGCTGAATGCTGCTGCAAGGAGGGAGCCACAGCCTTCTTTGGGGTGCAAAATGAAATGGTTTGGGGCTGACTCCTCCTTTCCCCACCCCTTGATCCCTTTCACCCTAGCAGCATGCTGACCAGCTCCCACTGGCAGAAGAAACCCTGGGGACCACCTCCCCCCCATGGATGCAGACCCGGAGATAAACCCAACCCGGCTCCAAAACAGGGAGATGCTTCTTGCCTCCACCTCGGGACCAAAAGCCAGCATGGTTCGAGGGACTTAGAATCTAACCGTTAtaaaaaaagccccccaaaaccccacccGGTGTGGCACGGCTTTTGCATCGCTAACAAATCCCTTCGACTTCGCTTGGCCTTCCCCGCGCAGTCACAGACACGGTTGCGATGGGCCCAAGCCGGGGGTTTGGGATCCAGAGCAGAGATGCTGCGAAGCTGCCGGTTTGCAGAGGGATGCGCGGAGCGGGGTGCCACCGGCCCCTCGGATGCTCCCACTTCCAAGGCCAGATCCGGATCTCCCCCGCTTGGGCCCGTCCCTAAGTGCATTGCAAGTTCTGGAAAAGCTACAAGACTTTGGCAGCAACTTCAAGGGCTGACCCAGGAATTGTCTGATAACAAAGCAAGGCCCTTCCTAaaatacctcctcctcctctgtctttttctctccttctgtgtATTTATGCACAAATATGCCCATATTTATACTCCCACGTGCTACACTCATAACACCAACCTAGAGATCCTTTTCTTTGTATAGCTCAGTATTCAAATTTGTAGGACTTTGACACAAAACTTCACTGCAGAGATTGCTTTTCCCAGTAAAACACATTGCCccatacagatattttttttcctagcagccCTAATCACTTGGTGGTGTCCAGCTGGTATAGGAGCCTCACCCCTCTGCCCTTCGCAAGGATTTTGAAAGATATTAAAGGGCTGATGGGTTGCTTGCAGGCTTGGGCATGCAGTTGGGTGTTAGAAGACAACCCACGCTGTAATCTCCACTTTCCATCTCTCCAAAACCACGGCACAAAGGATTAAACTAAAATCTGGGTGCTGTCTCCTCTGGGTTCCAACCCAGAGCACCTCCAAAGACCAGAGAGCTTCAGgcctccatcccagccccagAGAGAGGCAAACATCTCCACGGGAGGAGGAAAGGAACCAGACCATCTACGTTAGGTGGCCCAGTGCAATCTAACATAGATGGCAGGAGCCTCCCCTTCCCCGGATCCTCATTTAGCACCCTCGGTCTGAGCCACTCCGCAGCTCACTTTCGCACCCTTTCAGAGTCAAGGGGAGTTTTAGACGCTCAGCATCTCTGCAGAAAGAGGCCCAGAGTTTCTCAAACCaaattcttcaagaaaaaaaaaaaaaagaaaaaaaatcacagtctcCTCCTGAAAACTGGTTCAAGATCACATCAGTGAGTCAGAGGCAAAGCTAGAAATAGCACTAGAGCTCCGACCTGCAGGCACAAATCCCATTAAAAGCTATAGGGGAACCATTTCTCTGTGTGTGGGAGAAACCTGGACCCTTCTGCTTCGTGCAGCCTGACGGATCGCTTCCAGCCATGGCCCCCACGGACCTTTTTTGCCCTAAACCACACGTCCAAGCGCTTATCCAGGTGCATTCCCTGTTTCTCAAACATGGTGCCAAGGGCAGCAGAGACGCTTTCCCACCAGTGCTTGTTTTCCCAGGGAACATCTACCTGGGTCAGTGCAAGAGGTGCAGGATCCACCCTAAGGAAGGGACCGGCTGTGCTGGCCCCTGCCATGGGGACGGATGCCAACTCACATCGGTGATGACAGGGGGAATGCAGCCTCTTGCTCTTTGACCTTGTTCATCCCTGCGACATAGCTCTGGGGTTTCCCAAGGCAGCTGAGACCCCCAGCTTGGCACATGGGTTTGGATGTGCCTGATCCTGCTCACAGACCCACTCTTCTCTCCTGCCCAGCCTCAGAAAGCCTGCAGGGACACCGTGCCCAAAACACCACCTCTCCCAAAAAACCCCATGATCGTCCTCCTCACCAAACCACAACAACATTCATAGTCCCACGATGCACCCAGGACTTTGGCAAATGCTCCCCCCAAATCATCCGAAGCCCACGGGCATTAAACAACCGAGCACTCCGCAAAGTCTCACTGAGTGCCAGCATTCTCCCAAAAAACCTGCAGCAACCTGCCCTCCGCGCTCTCCCACGCACCAGGGATGGGATCGCCCAGTGCtaggggcacccatgggtggatGGGCAGCACCCCGGCACAACAAGCAGCTTCCCCATGCAAGCTCACATCCTCATGGACTCACCATGAGGTGGATCAATGGAAGCTGGCCGACCGCCTTGGGAATGGCACCCAAGCTGGTGGCTCACGCCAGCCCCATCCTGTTTGACAGGAtgagctgcagaagcagagatttattgcttttggttgtgttgcttctttttgtgtgtgttgagGGTGTTAAAGGGCTTCAGGGGCTCCCATttgagagctgcagcagcaaagagGGAGGAGAGGGCTCCTAATATAACAAGATATAATTAAAGACAGGCCAGAGTCCCATGCTGCGTGGTGCTCAGCTTTGAGACCCAACGCATTGATGGTGCTGGTCCTCTGTGCTAACCATGGACACTTGGTATTAATTACAGCCAGGCCTGAATCAATCAATCAGTAAATTAACAAGGAGGAGTGATTCCACCTGGCTGAGTGGAGCCACATCAGCGCGAGAGGTGGATCTGACCCTAAAGCAGCATTTCAAACCATTGCTGTTGAATACGCTAGCACcgtttattttattgttattagtaTGGTTTTCCTCTCTGAGCTCAGGAAGGGTTTGAGTGACCTCCCTCGCACGCTCTGCAATGGGCTTCCCTCCTTGTGCCCACACCTCGCGGCAGTGGTACAGCACTGACCGTGCCCCAGTTCAGCCCAAACTCACCCCAGCTCAACAGGCTGCTAAACCCCATCCCACACCCAGGGAGGCTCTGCTTGGCCATGGCCTTGGAAGAGGTTTGCATCCTTCTCCATGACCTGGCAGAGGAATGCAGCGCCCGTCCCCGGGGATTGTCAGCAAGGGGGGTAAAATGCAAGGAAATACAGATAGGGATGGGGAAAGCAGctggacccacagctcccacctATCCCCAAATAACACCGGGGATGAAGAAGATGCAGAGACAAACCTGAAGTCTCTGCACCTCAACTCACCCCTCCTAAGAACCCCAGAAGAAGGCAAAGCAAAGGCTCAGAGGCGCAAGCTCAGACCCATCCCAGCCTCAGCACGCGCCCTCTCCACCATAAGGGAATAAACCCCCAGCCCTGAGGTTCTACACAGCTGAAAAGGAGTTTTCCAGCCCAAAATGCACCCAGCCCCGGTGATCACATGGGCGCCATGGGGCAGGTCACCCTGCTCCAGCCcatgtcccaccaccccagcactGCTAAGCCGGGAAGCCCCCAACGCCCCGAGTGCTCACATTTGCTGAGGATTTGGCCCTATAGTCGCTCTCTAaatatctatacacacacacagtaaTTCTATAGGAAATGGCTGAAAATTGCTGAACAAACAAGTCAGGAGAGCCGGTACCTGCTATTCCACCTGCTCCTCGCACCCTCTCTGAGCCTCCGTGGTTTCTGCTCATGGCATCAAGATTAATGACTAATTACTCGCCCTATAATGAGTGCAGGTGTTTCACTTTCAGCTCACCTTCCCTCGCTTGCATTAGTTGGCTCCTGCGTCTGGATGCTCGGACACTCAGGCTTTGCCTTGTTATCTATCAAACTGTTGTCAGCACATGCCTTCCCCATCCGGTTTTTAAATATAATGGAGATTTTTTTAACTCCCATGAATCTCCTTCGAGCCACCGGAGAATCTATAAACACTATAAACATGAATACTGTATAGTCTACTaagaaaatatatatttgtgtgtgtattaaaTATTCAGATTCATGCAACAAATATCCATGCAGCTGTACTGTATTACTGGTTAAATTTCACTGCAGTATAAATATATTGTAGGCCACAGCATAGTTGCTCCAGTTTTATACATAGATataaaaaaagatgctttttcCAACTCATTTTCAATGTGTCAGTGGAGGTGTCTTTGGTGATCCTGGAAATATTGGTGATGGAAGTGTCatctaaataaatacataaaatccaAGCGCTTGATTTATTTACTCGTCCCTCCCGAAGCCTAGCATAGAAAATTTAAGACTTAATAAATAATGTGCCGTCATACTAATTATCCCTCCCCTGGGCCTCACACTGGCACACTGCAGTGGCTGAAACTATTGCAGCATGCAGCATTTTCAGTTATGAAACATGAGCCTGGGTGATGCGTTCGCACTTGGCATTCCCGGGGCAGAAACCTGAGCCTTCAAGCAATTCGGACACATGACTGCACCTTCCCTTCGTTAAGCCCTGCCTGACCTTTCCCAGCCGTTCCCCATGCCTGGAAGCTGGCTGTCACCCAGCTCCGCGGGACAGGGACCGGCGTTCGTGGTACCCCGGGATGGCCCGGAGCTGCCCCCGCATCCCCATCCCGTTGCTCGAAATGCCCGACTGCTCCATATCTTTGGAAACCCGCAAGCCTGGGATGGGGGAAGGGAaacaaaatggtttgggtttcttttttttcgcACGAACGCTTATTTGGTGTGGAAATCAAAGGTTAAAAGTCACTTATACAGCTATTGCTTCCCATGCAGAACCAAATATACACCGTAGAAAATACTGTAGTAACTACAATGCAGAGCAGCACTCAATATCTGCAATTGCTCCACTTCAGCTTTAAATACGTTACTAGATTTTAGCGACTAGACATCAGTTAGCATTTTGGTGATATTCACATAGTTTGTGTTAGCTAGGGTGCAATTGGCTGTCTTCAAGTTCTCCTCCCTAAAATCCTCATTGCTATTGTTTACACCTTCCTGAATCTCCATATAATCAGACTTACTAATAGTAGAggcacttctgcttttctttagGTCAGGGGAAGAGGGGATCTTTGGGCAGCTGGTTACTTGCAAATATTGagcctgctcctctccctccgTCTCCCGGTGGTAGAAGTAATTGAAGTTAGACACTATGACGGGCACTGGTAAGGCAATCGTTAACACGCCAGCGATGGCACACAAGGAACCCACTATTTTCCCCCCGATGGTCGTGGGGACCATGTCTCCATAGCCAACAGTCGTCATGGAAACCACGGCCCACCAGAAGGCATCAGGGATGCTCGGGAACTGGGACTCACTCTCGTCGGCCTCGGCAAAGTAGACGGCACTGGAGAAGAGGATGACGCcgatgaagaggaaaaatatcaAGAGGCCCAGCTCCCGCATGCTGGCCTTGAGAGTCTGCCCCAGGATCTGCAGCCCCTTGGAGTGCCGGGAGAGCTTGAAGATCCTGAAGACCCGCACCAAGCGGATGACTCGAAGGATGGCCAAGGACATGGCTTGCTGGCCTTGCTGACCATCCTCTGGCTTCTCAGCCAGCTCCGTCCCTAAGGTGATGAAATAGGGAATGATGGCTACGATGTCTATAATGTTCATGATGTTGGTAAAAAACCCAGCCTTGCTGGGGCAGGCGAAAAACCTCACCAAGAACTCGAAGGAGAACCAGATGATGCAAAGTGTCTCCACAATGAAGAAGGGGTCTGTGAAGGAGGTGGACTGCTGGTACCCCATGCTGCTGTTGGAGTAGGGGGGATGGCTCAGCCCGCTGCCATGCATGTCTTCGTTCTCATCCCGAAAAATGGGTAATGTTTCCAGGCAAAAGCTGACGATGGAGATTAAAATCACCATGACAGAGACAATAGCTATAATCCTGGCAGGGCCTGAGCTCTCGGGGTACTCAAAGAGCAACCACACTTGTCTCTGAAACTCGTTCTCAGGCAACGGTCTTTCCTCTTCTTTGATGTAGCCTTCATCCTCCCGAAACATCTCCATTGCTTCCTCCCCGAGTTCATAGAAACGAATCTCTTCTGAGAAGATATCTAAGGGCACGTTAACCGGCCTCCGCAACCTCCCACCAGACTGGTAATAGTACAAAATCGCGTCGAAGCTGGGTCTGTTCCGGTCAAAGAAATACTCATTCCGGAGCGGGTCAAAATATCTCATTCTCTTTTTAGGATCCCCTAGTAAGGTCTCTGGAAACTGGGCTAGTGTCTTGAGCTGTGTCTCAAAGCGCAGACCCGAAATATTAATGACCACCCTCTCGCAGCATTCATGGTCGGTCTCAGGGTTATACGTGTCCTGCGGGTGACCAGGAAGAGCTGCAGCTTCATCTGCAGGATCTCCAGTAGCAACTGTCATATTGGGCTTTAAAAGAAATCCTTATGCTAAACTCTTCCCCGTGCCCGGTGGTGGGATCGGATTCAGGGCAGGGCTACTATCCTGCAGAAGGACAGGTACGTAGGTTTGGAAGTGTCTCATGAAAAGGCGAAGGGATGAtataaaaacaagagaaaataaaaaaaaaaaaaagaaagaaaattgcccctgctgagaaagagagagatgaaaTAAAGTTGGGGGGAGGAGAGCAGCTCCCTTCACTAGCATGTCTATCCCCTTCTTCGGGGGGGTTAATTTGCCTTCTCTGGGACAGAGTTCAAAAACTCCAGTCTAAACCCATTAGGTGGGAGAGAGAACACACCTGAGGAACCGTCACCTACGCAAAAGCAGCGTGGAAAATCTGGCATTGGCAAACCAGAAGTTTTTTTGGCTAAAAATAGAAATtccaattaaacaaacaaacaaaaaaaaaaaaaaaaaaggagaaggaaagggaagagaaaggaaggaagaataatTCCATCCAGCCCTAAAGTGGCTGGGGGGAGTCCGCGGGGTGCCGGGGAGAGGCAGACCGGGCTCAGCTCGTTTCCAGGCATGCAGCTAAGGGTTAACATTTAACCGTGCAATATCTCAGGCAATCTACCCTCCGATTTTAAGTTCGACACCTTCCCGATCCTCCTGCCCTGGCCATAAAGCGGCGGCGAGGCGACatgctgcccgccctgcccgcagccagccAGGCAAGCT
Protein-coding sequences here:
- the KCNA2 gene encoding potassium voltage-gated channel subfamily A member 2; protein product: MTVATGDPADEAAALPGHPQDTYNPETDHECCERVVINISGLRFETQLKTLAQFPETLLGDPKKRMRYFDPLRNEYFFDRNRPSFDAILYYYQSGGRLRRPVNVPLDIFSEEIRFYELGEEAMEMFREDEGYIKEEERPLPENEFQRQVWLLFEYPESSGPARIIAIVSVMVILISIVSFCLETLPIFRDENEDMHGSGLSHPPYSNSSMGYQQSTSFTDPFFIVETLCIIWFSFEFLVRFFACPSKAGFFTNIMNIIDIVAIIPYFITLGTELAEKPEDGQQGQQAMSLAILRVIRLVRVFRIFKLSRHSKGLQILGQTLKASMRELGLLIFFLFIGVILFSSAVYFAEADESESQFPSIPDAFWWAVVSMTTVGYGDMVPTTIGGKIVGSLCAIAGVLTIALPVPVIVSNFNYFYHRETEGEEQAQYLQVTSCPKIPSSPDLKKSRSASTISKSDYMEIQEGVNNSNEDFREENLKTANCTLANTNYVNITKMLTDV